One Pongo pygmaeus isolate AG05252 chromosome 10, NHGRI_mPonPyg2-v2.0_pri, whole genome shotgun sequence genomic window carries:
- the BAZ2A gene encoding bromodomain adjacent to zinc finger domain protein 2A isoform X2 yields the protein MEANDHFNFTGLPPAPAASGLKPSPSSGEGLYTNGSPMNFPQQGKSLNGDVNVNGLSTVSHTTTSGILNSAPHSSSTSHLHHPSVAYDCLWNYSQYPSANPGSNLKDPPLLSQFSGGQYPLNGILGGSRQPSSPSHNTNLRAGSQEFWANGTQSPMGLNFDSQELYDSFPDQNFEVMPNGPPSFFTSPQTSPMLGSSIQTFAPSQEVGSGIHPDEAAEKEMTSVVAENGTGLVGSLELEEEQPELKMCGYNGSVPSVESLHQEVSVLVPDPTVSCLDDPSHLPDQLEDTPILSEDSLEPFNSLAPEPVSGGLYGIDDTELMGAEDKLPLEDSPVISALDCPSLNNATAFSLLADDSQTSTSIFASPTSPSVLGESVLQDNSFDLNNGSDAEQEEMETQSSDFPPSLTQPAPDQSSTIQLHPATSPAVSPTTSPAVSLVVSPAASPEISPEVCPTASTVVSAAVFSVVSPASSAVLPAVSSEIPLTASVTSPKASPVTSPAAAFPTASPANKDVSSFLETTADLEEITGEGLTTSGSGDVMRRRIATPEEVRLPLQHGWRREVRIKKGSHRWQGETWYYGPCGKRMKQFPEVIKYLSRNVVHSVRREHFSFSPRMPVGDFFEERDTPEGLQWVQLSAEEIPSRIQAITGKRGRPRNTEKAKTKEVPKVKRGRGRPPKVKITELLNKTDNRPLKKLEAQETLNEEDKAKIAKSKKKMRQKVQRGECQTTIQGQARNKRKQETKSLKQKEAKKKSKAEKEKGKTKQEKLKEKVKREKKEKVKMKEKEEVTKAKPACKADKTLVTQRRLEERQRQQMILEEMKKPTEDMCLTDHQPLPDFSRVPGLTLPSGAFSDCLTIVEFLHSFGKVLGFDPAKDVPSLGVLQEGLLCQGDSLGEVQDLLVRLLKAALHDPGLPSYCQSLKILGEKVSEIPLTRDNVSEILRCFLMAYGVEPALCDRLRTQPFQAQPPQQKAAVLAFLVHELNGSTLIINEIDKTLESMSSYRKNKWIVEGRLRRLKTVLAKRTGRSEVEMEGPEECLGRRRSSRIMEETSGMEEEEEEESIAAVHGRRNRRDGEVDATASSIPELERQIEKLSKRQLFFRKKLLQSSQMLRAVSLGQDRYRRRYWVLPYLAGIFVEGTEGNLVPEDVIKKETDSLKVAAHVSLNPALFSMKMELAGSNPTASSPARARGRPRKTKPGSMQPRHLKSPVRGQDSEQPQAQLQPEAQLHAPAQPQPQLQLQLQSHPQSHKGFLEQEGSPLSLGQSQHDLSQSAFLSWLSQTQSHSSLLSSSVLTPDSSPGKLDPAPSQPPEEPEPDEAESSPDPQALWFNISAQMPCNAAPTPPPAVSEDQPTPSPQQLASSKPMNRPSAANPCSPVQFSSTPLAGLAPKRRAGDPGEMPQSPTGLGQPKRRGRPPSKFFKQMEQRYLTQLTAQPVPPEMCSGWWWIRDPETLDAMLKALHPRGIREKALHKHLNKHRDFLQEVCLRPSADPIFEPRQLPAFQEGIMSWSPKEKTYETDLAVLQWVEELEQRVIMSDLQIRGWTCPSPDSTREDLAYCEHLSDSQEDITWRGRGREGLAPQRKTTNPLDLAVMRLAALEQNVERRYLREPLWPTHEVVLEKALLSTPNGAPEGTTTEISYEITPRIRVWRQTLERCRSAAQVCLCLGQLERSIAWEKSVNKVTCLVCRKGDNDEFLLLCDGCDRGCHIYCHRPKMEAVPEGDWFCTVCLAQQVEGEFTQKPGFPKRGQKRKSGYSLNFSEGDGRRRRVLLRGRESPAAGPRYSEEGLSPSKRRRLSMRNHHSDLTFCEIILMEMESHDAAWPFLEPVNPRLVSGYRRIIKNPMDFSTMRERLLRGGYTSSEEFAADALLVFDNCQTFNEDDSEVGKAGHIMRRFFESRWEEFYQGKQANL from the exons ATGGAGGCAAACGACCATTTTAACTTTACTGGCCTTCCCCCTGCACCTGCTGCCTCAGGACTGAAACCCTCTCCTTCCTCAGGGGAGGGCCTCTACACTAACGGGTCTCCCATGAACTTCCCCCAGCAAGGGAAAA GTTTGAATGGGGATGTGAATGTTAATGGCTTATCTACTGTATCTCACACTACTACTTCAGGGATTTTGAACTCTGCTCCCCACTCCTCCAGCACCTCACACCTCCATCACCCCAGCGTGGCCTACGACTGTCTCTGGAACTACTCACAGTACCCATCTGCCAATCCTGGCAGCAACCTCAAGGACCCACCCCTTCTCTCCCAGTTCTCGGGGGGACAATACCCACTCAACGGCATCCTTGGGGGCAGCCGGCAACCTTCATCCCCAAGTCACAACACTAACCTTCGGGCTGGGAGCCAAGAGTTCTGGGCCAACGGTACCCAGAGTCCCATGGGGCTTAACTTTGATTCACAAGAACTGTATGATTCCTTTCCTGACCAGAATTTTGAGGTGATGCCCAATGGACCCCCTAGTTTTTTCACCTCCCCACAGACTTCTCCTATGTTGGGATCTAGCATTCAAACCTTTGCACCCTCCCAGGAGGTAGGCAGTGGTATCCATCCTGATGAGGCAGCAGAAAAGGAGATGACTTCAGTTGTGGCAGAGAATGGCACTGGCTTGGTAGGCAGCCTGGAGCTGGAAGAAGAGCAGCCAG AACTGAAGATGTGTGGCTACAATGGCTCTGTCCCTTCTGTGGAATCGTTACACCAAGAGGTCTCAGTCCTGGTCCCTGACCCCACAGTGAGCTGTTTAGATGATCCTTCACATCTTCCTGATCAACTGGAAGACACTCCAATCCTCAGTGAAGACTCTCTGGAGCCCTTCAACTCTCTGGCACCAG AGCCAGTGAGTGGAGGACTATATGGTATTGATGACACGGAGCTGATGGGTGCAGAGGACAAGCTGCCTCTTGAGGACAGCCCTGTGATTTCTGCCCTTGATTGCCCTTCCCTCAATAATGCTACTGCCTTCAGTCTCCTGGCAGATGATAGTCAAACATCAACCTCTATCTTTGCCAGTCCCACCTCTCCATCTGTCCTAGGGGAGTCTGTCCTGCAAG ATAACAGCTTTGACCTGAATAATGGTAGTGACGCTgaacaggaagaaatggaaactcaATCTTCAGACTTCCCACCATCCCTGACCCAGCCAGCTCCTGATCAGTCATCCACTATTCAGCTACATCCAGCAACCTCACCAGCAGTCTCGCCAACAACCTCCCCAGCAGTCTCCCTAGTGGTTTCTCCAGCAGCCTCCCCAGAAATCTCTCCAGAAGTTTGTCCCACAGCTTCTACAGTTGTCTCTGCAGCAGTCTTCTCAGTGGTCTCTCCAGCTTCCTCAGCAGTCCTCCCAGCAGTCTCCTCAGAAATCCCCTTGACGGCTTCAGTGACATCCCCAAAAGCCTCTCCCGTAACTTCCCCAGCAGCTGCCTTTCCGACAGCCTCCCCAGCAAATAAGGATGTCAGCAGCTTTCTAGAAACCACTGCTGACCTGGAAGAGATCACTGGAGAAGGACTCACTACTTCTGGTAGTG GTGATGTCATGAGGAGACGTATTGCTACCCCAGAAGAAGTTCGTCTTCCCCTCCAACATGG GTGGCGGAGAGAGGTGCGCATCAAGAAGGGCAGCCACCGATGGCAGGGGGAGACCTGGTATTATGGCCCCTGTGGGAAGAGGATGAAGCAATTTCCAGAAGTGATCAAG TACCTGAGCCGCAACGTGGTACACAGTGTCCGCCGTGAGCACTTCAGCTTCAGTCCCCGTATGCCTGTTGGAGATTTCTTTGAAGAAAGAGACACGCCAGAG GGCTTGCAGTGggtgcagctctcagcagaggagATCCCGTCGAGGATTCAGGCAATTACTGGCAAACGGGGTCGACCTCGAAACACTGAGAAGGCTAAGACTAAGGAGGTCCCCAAGGTGAAACGGGGTCGAGGTCGGCCACCTAAGGTCAAAATCACTGAGCTATTGAACAAGACAGACAACCGCCCCCTAAAGAAACTGGAGGCCCAAG AAACATTGAATGAGGAGGATAAAGCAAAGATTGCTAAAAGCAAGAAGAAGATGAGGCAGAAGGTTCAACGAGGAGAGTGTCAGACTACTATCCAAGGGCAG GCCAGAAATAAGCGGAAACAAGAGACCAAGAGCTTAAAGCAGAAGGAAGCTAAGAAGAAATCCAAG gctgagaaagaaaagggaaagacaaagcaggaaaaactgaaggaaaaagtcaagagggaaaagaaggaaaaggtaaaaatgaaggaaaaggaggaggtgaCCAAAGCCAAGCCAGCCTGTAAAGCAGATAAGACCCTGGTCACACAGAGGCGCTTGGAGGAACGGCAGAGGCAACAGATGATCTTGGAGGAAATGAAGAAGCCGACAGAGGATATGTGTCTGACTGACCACCAG CCCCTGCCTGACTTCTCACGAGTCCCTGGTCTGACATTGCCCAGTGGAGCCTTCTCAGACTGCTTGACCATTGTGGAGTTCCTGCATAGCTTTGGCAAGGTGCTGGGCTTTGATCCTGCCAAAGATGTGCCTAGCCTGGGGGTCCTGCAGGAGGGACTCCTGTGTCAAGGTGACAGCTTGGGTGAGGTGCAAGACCTGCTGGTGAGGCTGCTGAAGGCTGCACTCCATGATCCTGGCTTGCCCTCCTACTGTCAG TCCCTAAAGATCTTGGGGGAGAAGGTGTCTGAGATCCCACTGACAAGAGACAATGTGTCGGAGATCCTGCGCTGCTTCCTTATGGCATACGGAGTAGAGCCAGCCCTCTGTGACCGCCTGCGCACCCAGCCTTTTCAGGCCCAGCCACCCCAGCAGAAGGCTGCTGTCCTGGCCTTCCTTGTGCATGAGCTCAATGGCTCCACCCTCATCATCAA TGAGATTGACAAGACTCTGGAGAGTATGTCCAGCTACAGGAAAAACAAGTGGATTGTTGAAGGCCGGCTCCGGAG GCTGAAAACTGTTCTGGCCAAGCGAACTGGGCGGTCTGAAGTAGAGATGGAAGGGCCAGAGGAATGCCTGGGACGGAGGCGCAGTTCTCGGATCATGGAGGAGACCAGTGGcatggaagaagaggaagaagaggagtctATAGCAGCTGTCCATGGCCGCAGGAATCGAAGAGATGGAGAG GTTGATGCCACAGCATCTAGCATCCCAGAGCTAGAGCGCCAGATAGAAAAACTCAGTAAG CGTCAGCTTTTCTTTCGCAAAAAGCTGCTTCAATCATCCCAGATGCTTCGGGCGGTCTCCCTGGGTCAGGACCGCTACAGACGTCGCTACTGGGTATTGCCGTATTTGGCTGGTATCTTTGTAGAAGGAACAGAGGGGAACTTAG TTCCTGAGGATGTGATAAAGAAGGAAACTGACTCCTTAAAAGTGGCAGCCCATGTGTCACTCAACCCTGCCCTCTTCTCTATGAAGATGGAGTTAGCTGGCTCCAACCCCACTGCCAGTTCTCCAGCCCGGGCCCGAGGCCGACCTCGAAAAACTAAGCCTGGGTCTATGCAACCTAGGCATCTTAAGTCCCCTGTCAGGGGTCAGGATTCAGAACAGCCCCAGGCCCAGCTTCAGCCTGAGGCTCAGCTTCATGCtcctgcccagccccagcctcagcttcAGCTTCAGCTTCAGTCCCATCCTCAGTCCCATAAGGGGTTCCTGGAGCAAGAAGGCTCCCCTTTGTCACTGGGTCAGAGCCAGCATGACCTCAGCCAGTCAGCCTTCCTGTCTTGGCTGAGCCAGACTCAGAGCCATAGCTCCCTGTTGAGCAGCTCAGTCCTCACGCCTGATAGCAGTCCGGGAAAACTAGACCCAGCTCCATCACAGCCCCCGGAGGAGCCAGAGCCTGATGAGGCAGAATCCAGCCCTGATCCTCAAGCACTCTGGTTTAACATCTCAGCCCAGATGCCCTGCAATGCTGCCCCTACACCGCCCCCTGCAGTTTCTGAGGACCAACCCACTCCCTCCCCTCAGCAGCTTGCCTCCTCCAAGCCA ATGAATAGACCCAGTGCTGCCAACCCTTGTTCTCCAGTGCAGTTCTCTTCCACGCCCTTGGCTGGGTTGGCCCCTAAGAGGCGAGCAGGAGACCCTGGAGAAATGCCACAGAGTCCCACAGGGCTGGGACAGCCCAAACGGAGAGGGAGACCTCCCAGTAAGTTCTTCAAACAGATGGAACAGCGTTACCTAACCCAGCTGACAGCCCAGCCTGTCCCACCTG AGATGTGCTCAGGCTGGTGGTGGATACGAGATCCTGAGACGTTGGATGCCATGCTCAAGGCCCTACATCCCCGAGGTATCCGGGAGAAGGCACTTCACAAACACCTTAACAAGCACAGGGACTTCTTGCAGGAAGTCTGCCTGCGGCCCTCAGCTG ACCCCATCTTTGAGCCCAGGCAACTACCTGCCTTTCAAGAAGGGATTATGAGCTGGTCCCCCAAAGAGAAGACATACGAGACAGACCTAGCAGTGCTTCAATGGGTAGAGGAGCTGGAGCAGCGGGTTATCATGTCTGATCTGCAGATTCGG GGCTGGACATGTCCTAGCCCAGACTCTACCCGTGAAGACTTGGCCTACTGTGAGCACCTCTCCGACTCCCAGGAGGATATCACCTGGCGAGGTCGGGGCAGGGAAGGACTGGCACCTCAGCGTAAAACTACCAACCCTTTGGACCTGGCTGTGATGCGGCTGGCTGCcctggaacagaatgtagaacgGCGGTACCTGCGGGAGCCCCTCTGGCCAACTCATGAGGTTGTGCTGGAGAAGGCCCTGCTTAGCACGCCTAATGGTGCCCCTGAGGGCACCACTACAGAGAT ATCATATGAGATCACCCCTCGCATTCGTGTCTGGCGCCAGACCCTCGAGCGGTGCCGGAGCGCAGCCCAGGTGTGCTTGTGCCTGGGCCAGCTGGAGAGGTCCATTGCCTGGGAGAAGTCTGTTAACAAAGTG ACATGTCTAGTCTGCCGGAAGGGTGACAATGATGAGTTTCttctgctttgtgatgggtgtgaCCGTGGCTGCCACATTTACTGCCATCGTCCCAAGATGGAGGCTGTCCCAGAAGGAGATTGGTTCTGTACTGTCTGTTTGGCTCAG CAGGTGGAGGGAGAATTCACTCAGAAGCCTGGTTTCCCAAAGCGTGGCCAGAAGCGGAAAAGTGGTTATTCGCTGAACTTCTCAGAGGGTGATGGCCGCCGACGCCGGGTACTGTTGAGGGGCCGAGAAAGCCCAGCAGCAGGGCCTCGGTACTCGGAAGAAGGGCTGTCCCCCTCCAAGCGGCGGCGACTCTCAATGCGGAACCACCACAGTGATCTCACATTTTGCGA GATTATCCTGATGGAGATGGAGTCCCATGATGCAGCCTGGCCTTTCCTAGAGCCTGTGAACCCACGTTTGGTGAGTGGGTACCGGCGCATCATCAAAAATCCTATGGATTTTTCCACCATGCGGGAGCGGCTGCTCAGGGGAGG GTACACCAGCTCAGAGGAGTTTGCGGCTGATGCCCTCCTGGTATTTGACAACTGCCAGACTTTCAACGAGGATGACTCGGAAGTAGGCAAGGCTGGGCACATCATGCGTCGCTTCTTCGAGAGCCGCTGGGAGGAGTTTTATCAGGGAAAACAGGCCAATCTGTGA